The DNA window CGCCGCTGCTGCTCGCGCTCCTGCCGCGCATCATCCACATCCCCGCGTCGAAGGGCCGGGCCGGAAGGCTGGGCCGCGTCATCACGCTCATCATGGAGGAGTGCGCGAGCGAGGAGCCCGGCAAGGAGATGGTGCTGCAGCGCATGCTCGAGGTCTTGCTGATCGAGGCCCTCCGCTGGCGTGGGCTGGCGGCCGACGAGGTCCGCGCAGGTCTCCTCAACGGCATGCGCGATCCGGCGCTCGCTCGGGTCCTCTGCGCGATGCACGCGGATGTCAGGGCGAGCTGGACGGTCGCCGGGCTCGCGAAGGTGGCGGGGCTGTCACGGTCGGCCTTCGCAGCGCGCTTCGCCGAGGTGCTCGGTTGCGGGCCGATCGAGTACCTGGCGCGCTGGCGGATGGCGCTGGCGAAGGATGCGCTGGTCCGTGGGGCCAAGACGCTCGACAGGATCGCGGACGAGATCGGCTACGAGTCGGCGAGCGCCTTCAGCACCGCATTCCGGAAGCGGCTGGGGTGTTCGCCCGGGAAGTTCGCGAAGAGCGGCGGGGTCGCCGAGGTGTCCTAGTGCTCGGAACTCTCCTTGTTCGGGTTCATCTGGAGGCCACGTGGACTCGACCACCGTTGCATCGACACCCGTCTGCACCATGAGCTGGCACGAGCACCCCGAAGGACGCGCAGGCTTCTTGCGCGAGCTGCTCGTCGACTGGTCGCATCTGAATGCGCAGGTGGAACGCGCGTGGTCGCCAGCGCTCGTGGGGCGGCAGATGAAATGCTCGGCGCTCGCCTGGCTGCTCACCTGCGCGCAAGAGGGCCTTCGGCCTTCGGTCCTCGCTGCGGCGTTGCGGCTCGAGATCTGGCCCTCGAGGGTGATCCTCGCCGAGCTGGCGCATGTGCGTGATCCTTTCACGCACCGTACGAGTGTACGCGCCGTGTTGCCGCTGCTCGAGGCGCACGCGCTCGACGAGCTGCTGCTCACCGCCGACATCACCCACCCCCGGGCGTATCCGGTGCCGGAGCTGGTGGCACGGCTGGTGGCAGAGGGGCGCTGGGATGACGCGGTGGCGTGGGCCTTGGCGCCCGATCTCGATGGGCAGCGGCTCGACCAGGTCGGGCCCCTGTTCGTCGCGGCGCCTGCCGTGCATCGGGAGCGTGTGCGTGACGCCGTGCGGAGCCTGGTCGAAGCGCTCGATGGCGAGGAGGGGGTCGATGCTCTCGACCCCGATGAGGTCGAAGAGCGGATCGAGATCCTCCTCGCTGCGGCCAGGGTGCTCGAGGGGGAAGAGCGGCACGCGCTCCTCGCGCGCGCCAGCGCCGGGCTCGAAGCCATGGACGACGCGGCGCTGCAGCGAGAGCCCGGAGAACCCGATCTGCGCGCGAAGCTCGCCGAGGCGCTCTTTGCTGCGAATCAGCCTGAAGAAGCGCGGGCGTGGCTGGCGCGCGCCGGGGAGCACCTCGCTGGCGATCGCGCCGCTCCGGGCACGGTCGAGCACTTGCGCAAGGAGGTGGAGAGCGGAGATCCCACGACCGCGCGCGCCGCCGCCGCGCGCCTGTTCGACCTGTTCGTTGCAGCGGCTTCGCCGGACGATGGCGCGAACGATCGCGCCGCCAGCGTCAGGCTGGTGTGGCGGGTGATCGCGATCGGCAAGGCGGCCGCATACCTGGGGCCGGAGCGGTGTCACCAGGCGCTCGCGCGCGTGTGGGCGCTCACGCTCTCGCCCCCGCAGCCCCTGAGCGGGTGGGACCTCGGCGGTGCGCTGATCGCGCTCTTGCGAGCGGCTGAAGAGCCGCAGCGGAGCCACCTTGCGGCGAAGCTCTGTGAGCACGCGCTGCGTCATCCCGAGATGTTCCCGCCGCTGTGCGAGTTCTCCGGCTGGGAAGAGGTGTACTCGACGGCCGAGCAGCGCGCGTACCTCCAGCACCTCTTGCGCCGCTGCCGGCTCTCGAAACCGGCGCCGCTGGTGCGCGCGCTCTTGCAGTGCAGCGCCGGGTGCGACGCGCTGCTTCGCCTCCGTGCAGGGGAGGCGGCACTGCACGTCGCGCGCCTCCACGAGGCGCACGAGCTCGTACCCGAGGTCGCGGCCGCCGTCCCTTCGCTGTGGACCGCCTGTGTGGCACACCTCGACGCTGTGCATCGCCCGCCCATCGCGGTGTGGGCCGAGCTGCTGGCGTCCGTGCCACCCGAGCAGGCGACAGCGCTGGCACAGCGGCTCATGGATCTCCGGCACGACGAGATCGCGACGTCGGTCTTTGCGCCGTCGTTCCTGTCGGCGCTTCCGCTGGAGGAGGCCGAGCGCCACATCGACCGCTTCTCGGAGGGATCTCGACGGATGCTGCCGCTGGGGCGGCTCCCCGAGCCACTGTCGCTGCGGGTGTTTCGACATCGGCGGGATGCCCTCCGCGGACGAGAGGACCACCAGCAACGGCTCGCCCAGCTCCTGGTCGATGCCATCCCACTGCGGCACCACGCCTGTGTGGCGCATGAGCGCGCGGCGCTGTTCTCGTGGGTGGGGGAGCAGCTCGCGTCGGCTCCTGACGAATCAGCACGTGCCGAAACCGAGCACGCCATCTGGTTGCTTTGCCACCCGCTGAGCTTGATCTCGGATCTCGCAGATCTCGATGCCTTCCGCGCGTCCATCCTCGCGCGTGGCTCGGCCCGCCTCTTGCGCACTCTCAATGGTCGTTACCTCACCCTGAAGGCTCCCGAGCAGGTGGACTGGCGAGGAGGCCCCGACGAGTTCGAGAGCCCGGTGTGGCGAGCGCTGGGCATGGCGCGGACGCGGGAAGAGCTGCGCGCCGCACTCGCCCTCGATCCAGGTGTCGTTGGCTACCCGTGGGTCGCGGAGCGTGTGCTCGAACGAGGGTTGGGCGCCGCGTTCGCCGAGCTGGCCACCGAGCAACCCAGGGCCGACGAGCGCGTACGGATCTGGCGTTCGATCTGGGCGAGCTTGGACTCTCCGACCCGACATGCGCTGTGGCCGGCGCTCCGCTCCGCGCTGGACACCTGCCGCGAGGAGAAGCGCCTGGAGCGGTTTGCGCTCCTGCCATGGCTCACCGCTCCGCAGGCGCAGAGCGAGTGGATCGCCGAGCAAAGCATGCAGTGCACGGAGCGCTACTTCGAACTCACGCCTGCCTTCACGGGACCGCTGAGCGCCTGGACCGAACACACCCAGGCGCTCCTCGAGATCGTGGCGCAGTGCTTTCCCGAAGAGCCCACGGGGGGATGAGCGGGGACACGAAATGGCCCCTGCTAGAGACGCGGGCGGCTGGTCTCGGAGGGGCGGCCCGCTTTCACGATGCAGGACAGACGCGCTGGTCGATCGCCGCCTCCTTGCGCGTGGCGAATGTGGAGTGAGCCGTCCGGCGTCGTCTCCAGGACGAGGTCGCGGTAATCCACGATGGCTGGATGCTCGACCGCCATCGGGGTGGGGTGGGTCGAGGTGATGACCAGGATGGTCGCGCCGGCGCGCTCTGCTGCCACGATCCCCGCGCGCGAGTCCTCGACGACGAGGCACCTGTCCGCGGTCGTCCCGAGGCGCGCTGCGGCCAGGTGAAAGCAGTCCGGAGCGGGCTTTCCATGCGCCACGTCCTCGGCAGCGATCAGCAGGGGTGGCGTGGGCAGGCCGGCTGCTTCGATGCGCCGCAAGGCGAGGGCCCGCGGCGCCGAGGTCACGATCCCCCAGCTCCCTTCGGCCAGCGCGCCGAGAAACTCGGCGACGCCTGCGATCGCCTCGATGCCCTCGACATCGTCGATCTCTGCTTGTGTGATCGCGGCGGCCTCGGCGTGCGGATCGACGCTGGGCAGACCGAGCCTCCGGATGGTTTCGACCGTCTGAACGCCGTGGATCGTCGGCAGGAAGGCGTCGACGTCGAGGCCGTGCCGCAGGGCCCATGCGCTCCAGATGCGCTCAGCCGACTTGATCGAGTTCAAGATCGTCCCGTCCATGTCGAGGAGGACGGCATCCACCGGGTGTACTTGCGACGTCGTCAGCATCAATCCCACACCATGCCTGGTCAGGTCGCATGGTTCGAGAGCCGCGCCAATCGCGGCTGGCCAGCCATGGGGCGCAGGCTGACACCTCGTCCCCCGGCAAAGGGGGCGCTCGGTCGAGACCACACGGCGCAGGCATCTTGGATGCGGCGCTGACACCTCGTCCTCCCCGCGCAAAGGGGGGTGCTCGGTCGAAACGACACGGTGCAGGCTCTTGGATGCGGCGCTGACACCGCCGCATGCCGCTTCGAGGCGGCGAGGTCGTCCCGCGCGGCACCTCGTGGCTTGGACGGTTGAGCAATAATCCAGGACGCCTGATTATGGATAGTCCTGACGATTGGGCCTATCTAATGACCATCCGAAGCACATGGAGGTCTCAATGAAAACGATTCTGATCACCGGCGCGTCCTCTGGTTATGGCCTCGAGATCGCTCGTCACTTCCTGGCCAACGGCTGGAACGTCGTCGCCACGATGCGCAAGCCGAACCCGGAGGTTCTGCCGCGCTCGGAGAAGCTGCGGATCCTGCCGCTCGACGTCACCAGCGACGACAGCATCCGCGCCTGCATCGAGGCGGCCGGTCCGATCGACGTCCTCGTGAACAATGCCGGCATCGGTGTGGTCGGCGCGTTCGAAGCCACCCCGATGGCGCACATCCGGAAGGTGTTCGACACCAACACCTTCGGGGTGATGGCCATGTGCCAGGCCGTGATCCCGCAGATGCGGGAGCGTCGCTCGGGCGTCATCATCAACGTGACGTCGAGCGTGACGCTGGCGCCGTTCCCGCTCGCTGCGCCGTACAAGGCCAGCAAGCAGGCGATCGAGGGGTTCACCGAGGCCCTGGCCCTGGAGCTCGCTTACTTCGACGTCAGGACGAAGATCGTCGAGCCGGGCTACGCGCCGACC is part of the Chondromyces crocatus genome and encodes:
- a CDS encoding AraC family transcriptional regulator codes for the protein MDPLSDVIALLRPSTAISKPITGRGRWGVRYAAYNAPGFTIILKGECWISFEGQEPTRFQKGDFLLLPSSPAFTLSSHPDVVCEPREPTATAVRHGEQEGDADFESLGGTFQIELANAPLLLALLPRIIHIPASKGRAGRLGRVITLIMEECASEEPGKEMVLQRMLEVLLIEALRWRGLAADEVRAGLLNGMRDPALARVLCAMHADVRASWTVAGLAKVAGLSRSAFAARFAEVLGCGPIEYLARWRMALAKDALVRGAKTLDRIADEIGYESASAFSTAFRKRLGCSPGKFAKSGGVAEVS
- a CDS encoding SDR family oxidoreductase, with the protein product MKTILITGASSGYGLEIARHFLANGWNVVATMRKPNPEVLPRSEKLRILPLDVTSDDSIRACIEAAGPIDVLVNNAGIGVVGAFEATPMAHIRKVFDTNTFGVMAMCQAVIPQMRERRSGVIINVTSSVTLAPFPLAAPYKASKQAIEGFTEALALELAYFDVRTKIVEPGYAPTTRFTQNTSINPLDLIPAAYQGFAGPIFAEFGSPKMTTKETDVAAAVWAAANDATGQIHFPAGEDAVHFAKIRQFGG
- a CDS encoding tetratricopeptide repeat protein; translation: MSWHEHPEGRAGFLRELLVDWSHLNAQVERAWSPALVGRQMKCSALAWLLTCAQEGLRPSVLAAALRLEIWPSRVILAELAHVRDPFTHRTSVRAVLPLLEAHALDELLLTADITHPRAYPVPELVARLVAEGRWDDAVAWALAPDLDGQRLDQVGPLFVAAPAVHRERVRDAVRSLVEALDGEEGVDALDPDEVEERIEILLAAARVLEGEERHALLARASAGLEAMDDAALQREPGEPDLRAKLAEALFAANQPEEARAWLARAGEHLAGDRAAPGTVEHLRKEVESGDPTTARAAAARLFDLFVAAASPDDGANDRAASVRLVWRVIAIGKAAAYLGPERCHQALARVWALTLSPPQPLSGWDLGGALIALLRAAEEPQRSHLAAKLCEHALRHPEMFPPLCEFSGWEEVYSTAEQRAYLQHLLRRCRLSKPAPLVRALLQCSAGCDALLRLRAGEAALHVARLHEAHELVPEVAAAVPSLWTACVAHLDAVHRPPIAVWAELLASVPPEQATALAQRLMDLRHDEIATSVFAPSFLSALPLEEAERHIDRFSEGSRRMLPLGRLPEPLSLRVFRHRRDALRGREDHQQRLAQLLVDAIPLRHHACVAHERAALFSWVGEQLASAPDESARAETEHAIWLLCHPLSLISDLADLDAFRASILARGSARLLRTLNGRYLTLKAPEQVDWRGGPDEFESPVWRALGMARTREELRAALALDPGVVGYPWVAERVLERGLGAAFAELATEQPRADERVRIWRSIWASLDSPTRHALWPALRSALDTCREEKRLERFALLPWLTAPQAQSEWIAEQSMQCTERYFELTPAFTGPLSAWTEHTQALLEIVAQCFPEEPTGG
- a CDS encoding HAD-IA family hydrolase; its protein translation is MLTTSQVHPVDAVLLDMDGTILNSIKSAERIWSAWALRHGLDVDAFLPTIHGVQTVETIRRLGLPSVDPHAEAAAITQAEIDDVEGIEAIAGVAEFLGALAEGSWGIVTSAPRALALRRIEAAGLPTPPLLIAAEDVAHGKPAPDCFHLAAARLGTTADRCLVVEDSRAGIVAAERAGATILVITSTHPTPMAVEHPAIVDYRDLVLETTPDGSLHIRHAQGGGDRPARLSCIVKAGRPSETSRPRL